In Nitratiruptor sp. YY09-18, a single window of DNA contains:
- a CDS encoding rhodanese-like domain-containing protein, with product MLKDLSPQEVKELANKGVVLIDIRTPGEWRQTGVIPGSKLLTFFDEYGNYNIESFMQEFQKYVPTKETPFVLVCRTGSRTASVGNFLANQAGYANAAHLAGGIYAWAAEGNSFEPVQ from the coding sequence ATGTTGAAGGATTTATCTCCTCAAGAGGTAAAAGAGTTGGCCAATAAAGGCGTCGTTCTTATTGACATACGAACACCTGGTGAGTGGCGTCAAACGGGAGTGATTCCTGGATCAAAACTTCTCACATTTTTTGATGAGTACGGAAACTATAATATAGAAAGTTTTATGCAAGAGTTTCAAAAGTATGTTCCTACAAAAGAGACACCTTTTGTGCTTGTGTGTCGTACAGGTAGCAGGACCGCAAGTGTTGGCAACTTCTTAGCAAATCAAGCTGGGTATGCAAATGCAGCCCACTTAGCTGGTGGGATCTATGCTTGGGCAGCTGAAGGCAATAGCTTCGAGCCTGTGCAATAA
- the rpsI gene encoding 30S ribosomal protein S9, protein MSRYYATGKRKTAAAKVWLTKGSGKIIVNGMTLDEWLGGHEALKLRVRLPLTLTKMEESVDIVATTLGGGYSAQADALKHGISKALCQLDESLRQVLKPHGLLTRDARVVERKKYGKHKARRSPQFSKR, encoded by the coding sequence ATGAGCAGATACTATGCAACAGGAAAGAGAAAGACAGCCGCTGCTAAAGTTTGGCTTACAAAAGGAAGTGGGAAAATTATTGTCAACGGTATGACTCTTGATGAGTGGCTTGGTGGCCATGAAGCTTTAAAACTTCGTGTAAGACTTCCATTGACTCTTACAAAAATGGAAGAGAGTGTAGATATTGTAGCCACAACTCTCGGCGGTGGTTATAGTGCACAAGCTGATGCCCTCAAGCATGGAATTTCTAAGGCATTGTGCCAGCTAGATGAGAGTCTCAGACAAGTTCTCAAACCTCACGGCCTTCTTACTCGTGATGCTCGTGTTGTTGAGAGAAAGAAATACGGAAAGCACAAAGCAAGAAGATCTCCACAATTTTCAAAAAGATAA
- a CDS encoding TonB-dependent receptor: protein MRVSLGLFLASSILLADSLTIQKISITSQALESLNTDELKFSRQQDLAQILANYIPSINMVRASAIGNDIVLRGFKRDDINILVDGAKIYGACPNRMDPPLMHISITDVKSISVVKGPFDVENFGSMGGAVVVQSADPTPGLHTMLDAMLGSFSYKKFEAKGSAADKKAGVSFGVSYENAGQYEDGSGKTLVEQNWAKLGKNDPNAYQEKYKDIDAYTRSSVHIKSFYKPTSNQRLDLAMYTDKATNVLYPAFQMDAQLDKTLMVNGKYTINNLSQFSKELQLSSYYSSVVHNMGTEFRNSANNPMMYRTHHVKSVVKGLKLRNSFDTLGAVWSAGIDSSLRLWNGKCYKEPIWQPKQVRIPDVHTLNSALFLKVGKNIDNWDLQAGLRYDDTSIKAKNLKDPTIASIGAIQNYYKGHEKRTFNDLSYNMKVTYHWDENIATYFGYGRGVRVPDGQELYFIGFMRGNWSRRGNPDLKEAKNQEFDVGIDATFDQTHINAELFYSNVDDFIYAYRSNVGNSNPSKYYLTWDNIDAHIWGFSLDAQRSIGDFYMIEAALSYQRGEKDSFGHTGGDKDMAQIPPLHARVALSFDNGDIYWMVEGLASSSWNNYDAGNGEQKIDGWTVVNWKLSKYIGDALDLQIGVDNIFDKTYAMNNTYVGRSLIGGRNPVLINEPGRFFYANIVKRF, encoded by the coding sequence ATGCGTGTATCATTAGGCCTTTTTCTAGCTAGTAGTATCCTTCTTGCTGATTCACTCACTATCCAAAAGATCTCTATTACTTCCCAAGCACTTGAGTCTCTCAATACTGATGAGTTAAAATTCTCGCGCCAACAAGATCTTGCCCAAATACTTGCAAACTACATTCCTTCTATCAATATGGTGCGCGCTAGCGCTATTGGCAACGATATCGTGCTACGCGGATTCAAAAGAGATGATATCAATATTTTAGTAGATGGTGCAAAAATATATGGTGCATGTCCCAATCGCATGGATCCACCTCTTATGCATATTTCTATTACTGATGTAAAGAGTATCAGTGTTGTCAAAGGACCTTTTGATGTAGAAAATTTTGGAAGTATGGGTGGTGCTGTAGTAGTGCAGAGTGCCGATCCGACTCCTGGTCTCCATACAATGCTTGATGCAATGTTAGGGAGTTTTTCATATAAAAAATTTGAAGCTAAGGGAAGTGCAGCTGATAAGAAGGCTGGTGTGAGTTTTGGAGTAAGTTATGAGAATGCTGGGCAGTATGAAGATGGGAGCGGCAAAACACTCGTGGAACAAAACTGGGCGAAGCTTGGCAAAAACGATCCAAACGCATACCAAGAGAAGTATAAAGATATAGACGCGTACACAAGATCAAGTGTTCATATAAAGAGTTTTTATAAACCAACATCCAATCAACGCCTTGATTTGGCAATGTATACAGATAAAGCCACCAATGTTCTCTATCCAGCATTTCAAATGGATGCACAGCTTGATAAGACGCTCATGGTCAATGGCAAATACACCATAAATAATTTAAGCCAATTCTCAAAAGAGCTGCAGCTGAGTAGTTACTACTCTTCTGTTGTGCACAATATGGGAACGGAATTTCGTAACAGCGCCAATAATCCTATGATGTATAGAACGCACCATGTCAAGAGTGTTGTCAAAGGATTGAAACTGCGCAACAGTTTTGATACTTTGGGTGCTGTGTGGAGTGCAGGAATCGACTCATCCTTGAGACTATGGAATGGAAAATGTTATAAAGAGCCTATATGGCAGCCAAAGCAGGTACGTATTCCTGATGTGCATACTCTCAATAGTGCTCTCTTTTTGAAAGTTGGAAAGAATATTGATAATTGGGATCTCCAAGCAGGCCTTCGCTACGATGATACATCAATTAAAGCCAAAAATCTCAAAGACCCAACAATCGCTTCTATTGGTGCTATTCAAAACTACTATAAAGGGCACGAAAAACGCACCTTCAATGATCTATCATACAACATGAAAGTGACTTATCACTGGGATGAGAATATCGCAACATATTTTGGTTATGGCAGAGGTGTGCGTGTACCTGATGGACAAGAACTCTATTTTATAGGTTTTATGCGCGGCAACTGGTCACGCAGAGGCAATCCAGATCTCAAAGAGGCAAAAAATCAAGAGTTTGATGTAGGAATTGATGCGACCTTTGACCAGACTCATATCAATGCGGAGCTCTTTTATAGCAATGTTGATGATTTTATATATGCATATCGCTCCAATGTGGGCAATAGCAATCCAAGCAAATACTACCTCACATGGGATAATATCGATGCTCATATTTGGGGATTCTCCTTGGATGCGCAAAGAAGTATTGGTGACTTTTATATGATCGAAGCAGCTCTTAGTTATCAAAGAGGAGAAAAAGATAGCTTTGGCCATACAGGTGGCGATAAAGATATGGCACAGATTCCACCATTGCATGCAAGAGTAGCACTGAGCTTTGATAATGGCGATATTTATTGGATGGTTGAAGGGTTGGCGAGTAGCTCTTGGAATAACTATGATGCTGGAAATGGAGAGCAAAAGATCGATGGATGGACAGTAGTAAACTGGAAACTCTCTAAGTATATTGGCGATGCTCTGGATTTACAAATCGGAGTAGATAATATATTTGATAAAACATATGCGATGAATAATACATATGTTGGAAGGTCTCTTATTGGTGGGCGAAACCCAGTGCTTATCAATGAGCCAGGAAGATTTTTTTATGCTAATATCGTAAAAAGATTTTAA
- a CDS encoding c-type cytochrome: protein MNWLSDNVNQLALLGAAAILILTIGVAAKYFKQIKEGKSEGVLKEENWDGIGEYKNNSPIGWSLAFMGTIIWGAWYWLVGYPLNAYSQIGEYNKEVKTYNAKFQSKWANPTKEDLLGMGEGVFLVQCSPCHGIDGTGIEGKAQDLTRRLLKKEVLDVIARGSAALGNPNGQFGYPLGMMPPGLTSGADAEAVAEYVANGFKGNDKGAEVFQNVCAGCHGPDGRGMSGQAPNLREYDDTIIAKVLEHGKKGIIGHMPSFKGRLTPVQEKAVATYIRSLSEGA, encoded by the coding sequence ATGAATTGGTTAAGCGATAATGTCAACCAGTTGGCTCTGCTTGGTGCTGCTGCTATTTTGATCTTGACAATTGGTGTGGCAGCTAAATACTTCAAGCAGATCAAAGAGGGTAAGAGTGAGGGTGTCCTCAAAGAAGAGAATTGGGATGGAATCGGCGAATATAAAAACAACTCTCCAATTGGTTGGTCTTTGGCATTTATGGGTACAATCATCTGGGGAGCTTGGTACTGGCTTGTAGGATATCCTCTCAATGCTTATTCGCAAATAGGTGAATATAATAAAGAGGTAAAAACATATAACGCAAAATTCCAAAGCAAATGGGCTAACCCTACAAAAGAGGATCTTCTTGGTATGGGTGAGGGTGTTTTCTTGGTACAGTGTTCTCCATGTCACGGAATTGATGGAACAGGAATTGAGGGAAAAGCACAAGACTTGACAAGAAGACTTCTTAAAAAAGAGGTTCTTGATGTCATTGCAAGAGGTTCAGCTGCTCTTGGAAACCCAAATGGACAGTTTGGCTATCCTCTAGGGATGATGCCTCCAGGACTTACTAGTGGCGCAGATGCTGAAGCAGTTGCTGAATATGTAGCTAATGGCTTCAAAGGTAACGATAAAGGTGCTGAGGTATTCCAAAACGTATGTGCAGGATGTCACGGACCAGATGGCCGTGGTATGAGCGGTCAAGCACCAAACCTTAGAGAATATGATGACACCATAATCGCAAAAGTTCTTGAACATGGTAAAAAAGGTATTATTGGACACATGCCTTCATTCAAAGGTAGACTCACTCCTGTACAAGAAAAAGCGGTTGCTACATACATCCGCTCACTAAGTGAAGGAGCTTAA
- a CDS encoding cytochrome c oxidase, cbb3-type, CcoQ subunit, which translates to MDIKLIQGIAYFVLVIFLTIVLYGYIIHLYRSEKKGKRNYEKYGKMALDDELTSPPVEPLEEENTKESK; encoded by the coding sequence ATGGATATCAAGCTGATACAAGGGATAGCGTATTTCGTGCTAGTAATCTTCTTGACAATAGTGCTCTATGGATACATTATCCACTTGTATCGAAGCGAGAAAAAAGGTAAACGAAATTACGAAAAGTATGGGAAGATGGCGCTCGATGATGAGCTCACATCTCCCCCGGTAGAGCCTTTAGAAGAAGAAAACACTAAGGAGTCAAAATGA
- a CDS encoding TPM domain-containing protein: MSYTLFKRAFALLILSSSLLFANNFILKNDNILPQKTVDKINEIGNELASKTGVKVFVVVIKSMEGKKIKEYESAIAKKLQPPFVLLTLSLQDKKVDIVQNPKNLVDAETILSPLPWKGTIIPILTAHFKNPHAAVEAAILNGYSEIAEQIADKKQIKLKSAIGNTNRNIYYWMRILFYSIIALILGNFIYRRFIKR; encoded by the coding sequence ATGTCTTACACTCTTTTTAAAAGGGCTTTTGCCCTTTTAATTCTCTCTTCCTCACTTCTTTTTGCCAATAACTTCATTTTAAAAAATGACAATATACTGCCCCAAAAAACGGTCGATAAAATTAATGAAATTGGTAATGAGCTTGCGAGTAAAACAGGTGTGAAAGTATTCGTTGTTGTTATAAAATCCATGGAGGGTAAAAAGATAAAAGAGTATGAATCTGCAATTGCCAAAAAATTGCAACCCCCTTTTGTACTATTAACACTTAGTCTTCAAGACAAAAAAGTAGATATTGTGCAAAATCCTAAAAATTTAGTCGATGCAGAGACAATTCTTAGTCCACTTCCTTGGAAAGGAACAATAATTCCAATTCTCACAGCACATTTTAAAAATCCTCACGCAGCAGTTGAGGCTGCAATACTCAATGGATATTCTGAAATTGCTGAGCAAATAGCAGATAAAAAGCAAATCAAACTTAAATCAGCCATAGGAAATACCAATAGAAATATATATTATTGGATGCGTATACTCTTTTATTCTATAATCGCCTTGATTTTAGGCAATTTTATCTATAGGAGATTTATAAAGCGATGA
- the rplM gene encoding 50S ribosomal protein L13, whose amino-acid sequence MKFTKMTKPQEVQREWHVIDAEGKTFGRLVTEIATLLRGKHKPNYTPHVDCGDYVVVINASKVKVSGAKENKEYHRHTGYFGGVKSEKLAELRQKNPEKLFKLATRGMLPKTKLGRAMLKKLKVYPGSEHPHTAQVKGN is encoded by the coding sequence ATGAAATTTACAAAAATGACAAAACCTCAAGAAGTGCAAAGAGAATGGCATGTTATTGATGCAGAAGGTAAAACTTTTGGTCGCTTGGTGACTGAAATTGCAACACTTCTTCGTGGTAAACATAAACCAAACTATACACCACACGTAGATTGCGGTGATTACGTAGTCGTTATTAATGCATCAAAAGTAAAAGTGAGTGGTGCAAAAGAGAACAAAGAGTATCATAGACACACTGGATATTTTGGTGGAGTCAAAAGTGAAAAGCTTGCTGAGCTTCGCCAAAAGAATCCTGAAAAACTTTTTAAACTAGCTACTCGCGGTATGCTTCCAAAAACAAAACTTGGCCGCGCTATGCTTAAAAAACTTAAAGTCTATCCGGGAAGCGAACATCCTCATACAGCACAAGTGAAGGGAAACTAA
- a CDS encoding sulfite exporter TauE/SafE family protein — protein sequence MNTIDFLSIATVAFLGSLGHCVGMCGGFVVAYTTAKIDPQTSKISQSLAHFVYNIGRVIAYMLIGAIFGALGSIFMVSPTTHALLFVLIGVVMILMGLSLSGNIKFLTSIEANLTNLPLFRTIFSRLIKSKSLGSFFLLGVLNGFIPCGLVYFFAASAAATGSPFWGAVVMLVFGLSTIPVMFGLGTVAGFLKSSSFRLLMIKIAAIIIALYGIYLIYKGYMIWTHPGMMKMHMHHMMQQMHKI from the coding sequence ATCAATACAATAGATTTTTTAAGTATCGCAACAGTTGCATTTTTAGGTAGTTTGGGGCATTGTGTAGGGATGTGTGGAGGATTTGTAGTAGCATATACTACAGCCAAGATTGATCCACAAACATCCAAAATATCTCAATCGCTGGCGCACTTTGTTTATAATATAGGCAGAGTAATTGCGTATATGCTCATTGGCGCTATTTTTGGCGCTTTGGGTTCGATTTTTATGGTTTCTCCTACCACCCATGCATTGCTTTTTGTACTGATAGGTGTAGTTATGATTCTTATGGGGCTCAGCCTCTCAGGTAATATCAAATTTCTCACCTCCATAGAAGCAAATCTTACAAATCTTCCACTCTTTCGCACCATCTTTAGTAGACTCATCAAGTCTAAATCACTTGGAAGTTTCTTTTTGCTTGGAGTGCTCAATGGCTTTATCCCTTGCGGTCTTGTCTACTTCTTTGCTGCAAGTGCAGCAGCTACAGGAAGTCCATTCTGGGGTGCTGTTGTGATGCTTGTATTTGGTCTCTCGACTATTCCGGTAATGTTTGGCTTAGGCACTGTTGCAGGATTTTTAAAAAGCTCTTCGTTTAGGCTTTTGATGATCAAGATTGCAGCTATTATTATTGCTCTTTATGGGATCTATCTCATTTATAAAGGCTATATGATCTGGACACATCCAGGAATGATGAAGATGCATATGCATCACATGATGCAGCAGATGCATAAAATATAA
- the ccoN gene encoding cytochrome-c oxidase, cbb3-type subunit I has protein sequence MQNPAIEYDYTVARWFSYLAILFGILGMGIGVWIAFELAFPELNYVAGQYSLFSRLRPIHTNVVAYGFTLSGIWATWYYVGQRVLKVSLAESKFLQGIAKLHFWLYFFTALAAVVSLLARYTTSKEYAQFEWPLDIAVVLIWVLWGISIFGLIGIRREKTLYISMWYYIATFLGVAMLYLFNNMEVPTYLITGMGDPLHSVSMYAGTNDAMVQWWFGHNAVAFVFTVPIIAMIYYYLPKESGQPVYSYKLSLLSFWGLMFVYLWAGGHHLIYSTVPDWMQTMGSIFSVILILPSWGSALNMLLTMKGEWGQLKENPLIKFMVLASTFYMLSTLEGPIQSIKSVNALAHFTDWIPGHVHDGTLGWVGFMIIAAIMHMAPRFYKREIYSKKLLEMQFWLQTTGIVLYFSSMWIAGITQGMMWRAVDQYGNLAYSFIDTVTVLHPYYTLRGIGGLFYFIGLFMWAYNFYKTMTAAKQIEKEPAFASPMAG, from the coding sequence ATGCAAAATCCTGCAATCGAGTATGATTATACCGTTGCAAGATGGTTTAGCTATCTAGCTATCTTGTTCGGTATATTGGGGATGGGTATAGGCGTATGGATCGCCTTTGAGCTGGCTTTTCCTGAGCTTAACTATGTTGCTGGTCAGTATAGTCTTTTTAGTCGACTTCGACCAATTCACACTAATGTAGTAGCATATGGCTTTACGCTCAGCGGTATTTGGGCTACATGGTATTATGTAGGACAAAGAGTTTTAAAGGTAAGTCTTGCAGAGAGTAAATTTTTGCAAGGTATTGCGAAGCTACATTTTTGGCTCTACTTCTTCACAGCACTTGCAGCAGTAGTGTCATTGCTCGCTCGCTATACTACTTCAAAAGAGTATGCGCAGTTTGAGTGGCCACTTGATATTGCAGTAGTTCTTATTTGGGTACTTTGGGGTATCTCTATCTTTGGTCTTATCGGTATTAGAAGAGAAAAAACGCTCTATATCTCTATGTGGTATTACATTGCTACATTCCTTGGTGTTGCAATGCTCTACCTTTTCAACAACATGGAAGTACCAACTTACCTTATAACTGGAATGGGTGATCCACTCCACTCAGTTAGTATGTATGCAGGTACAAACGATGCGATGGTACAATGGTGGTTTGGTCATAATGCTGTTGCATTTGTTTTCACTGTACCTATCATTGCAATGATCTACTACTATCTTCCAAAAGAGTCTGGCCAGCCAGTTTATTCATATAAACTCTCACTCCTCTCATTCTGGGGATTGATGTTTGTATATCTTTGGGCTGGTGGTCACCACCTTATCTATTCAACTGTCCCAGATTGGATGCAAACTATGGGTTCAATCTTCTCAGTTATTCTCATTCTACCTTCATGGGGTAGTGCGCTCAATATGCTTCTTACTATGAAAGGTGAATGGGGACAACTAAAAGAAAACCCACTTATTAAGTTTATGGTATTGGCTTCAACTTTCTATATGCTCTCAACTCTTGAAGGTCCAATTCAATCAATCAAATCAGTTAACGCACTTGCGCACTTTACTGATTGGATTCCAGGACACGTACATGATGGTACTCTTGGATGGGTTGGGTTCATGATCATTGCAGCTATTATGCACATGGCTCCAAGATTTTACAAAAGAGAAATTTACAGCAAAAAACTTCTTGAAATGCAATTCTGGCTCCAAACAACAGGTATCGTTCTTTACTTCTCAAGCATGTGGATTGCTGGTATTACTCAAGGTATGATGTGGAGAGCAGTTGACCAGTATGGTAACCTTGCATACTCTTTCATCGATACTGTAACTGTACTGCATCCTTACTATACACTTAGAGGTATTGGTGGCCTATTCTATTTCATTGGTCTATTTATGTGGGCATATAACTTCTATAAAACTATGACAGCGGCTAAGCAAATCGAAAAAGAGCCTGCATTTGCTTCACCGATGGCTGGATAA
- a CDS encoding FixH family protein has translation MTSKNYWPHFIIGLVLFAIAMGVWTVKTAIDNPVELDNSYMMKYQDVDKDIYDILKMQKEFNKNYKFIPLTKKLGFPDAAFAFKIVDKNGNVLKDAQAIVLFTRPETTKYDIKTKAVFQDGEYIAKAKLPLKGRWNIIVKLNVDKLTVFEKYKMSTLRDMLVKA, from the coding sequence ATGACAAGCAAAAACTATTGGCCACATTTCATTATCGGACTTGTGCTCTTTGCTATAGCTATGGGAGTCTGGACGGTAAAGACTGCTATAGATAACCCTGTAGAGCTTGATAATAGCTATATGATGAAATATCAAGATGTAGATAAAGACATCTACGATATTTTAAAGATGCAAAAAGAGTTCAATAAAAACTACAAATTCATTCCCCTTACAAAAAAACTGGGTTTCCCAGATGCTGCTTTTGCATTTAAAATAGTAGATAAAAATGGTAATGTGCTAAAAGATGCACAAGCAATTGTTCTCTTTACAAGACCAGAGACTACAAAATATGACATCAAAACAAAAGCCGTGTTCCAAGATGGTGAGTATATCGCAAAAGCAAAGCTCCCTCTCAAAGGCAGATGGAATATTATTGTCAAGCTCAATGTAGATAAACTAACAGTATTTGAAAAATATAAGATGTCTACACTCCGCGATATGCTCGTAAAAGCTTAA
- a CDS encoding peptide-binding protein, whose product MKRFICIALFSISLFASTLHLSISASPSRINPLLATDSASAEIAGWIFNGLFKYNKNGKIVGDLAKSWKFLDNRHLLVTLRRGVTWHDGEPFSAEDVIFTYKLITSPKIFTPYASDFRYVKSIKALDDHKVLITYKKPYFKALQIWMLGIVPKHILQNEKDIMTSSFNQHPIGTGPYMLKSFNVSQDITLYANPHYFEHKPHIEKIVYHFLPDPATEFLMLKSFKLDVGGLSPLQYERQIGSKFKTHYKIYEQMSHGYTYLGFNLKRKKFQDIRVRKAIDMAIDKKLLIDLLFFSHARICTGPFMPGTFAYDPTIKPAPYDPKRAIELLKEAGYTKEHPLVFEIATNSNNSLRMYAAQIIQYQLAKIGVKVTIRAMEWQAFLNTVVTPRKFDTVLLGWSLGLTPDAFSIWHSKSARLGGFNLVSYKNDQVDILIEQAEGTIDQEKLASIYKKIFDHIVQDSPYIFLYIPNAITAVNAKIKNVEPSIVGIMHNEIDWIKP is encoded by the coding sequence ATGAAACGTTTCATATGTATAGCTCTTTTTTCAATATCACTCTTTGCTTCAACTCTGCATCTTTCAATTAGTGCAAGTCCATCTCGCATAAATCCACTACTTGCAACAGATAGTGCCAGTGCTGAAATCGCTGGATGGATCTTCAATGGACTCTTTAAATATAATAAAAATGGTAAAATCGTAGGAGATCTTGCAAAATCGTGGAAATTTCTCGATAATAGGCATCTTCTTGTAACACTTAGAAGAGGAGTTACTTGGCATGATGGAGAGCCCTTTAGTGCTGAAGATGTAATATTTACCTACAAGCTTATAACTTCGCCAAAGATATTCACACCTTATGCAAGCGATTTTCGCTATGTAAAGTCTATCAAAGCTCTTGATGACCACAAAGTACTCATTACGTATAAAAAACCCTACTTCAAAGCCTTGCAGATATGGATGCTAGGGATTGTACCTAAACACATCTTGCAGAACGAAAAAGATATTATGACAAGTAGCTTCAATCAGCATCCAATCGGCACAGGGCCCTATATGCTCAAAAGCTTCAATGTTTCACAAGATATTACGCTCTATGCAAATCCTCACTATTTTGAGCATAAACCCCACATAGAAAAGATTGTCTATCACTTTCTCCCAGACCCAGCCACAGAATTTTTGATGCTCAAATCATTTAAGCTTGATGTAGGTGGTCTCTCACCACTGCAGTATGAGAGGCAGATTGGTAGTAAGTTTAAAACACATTACAAGATTTATGAGCAGATGAGCCATGGCTATACATATCTTGGCTTCAATCTCAAGCGCAAAAAATTTCAAGATATTCGTGTGCGCAAAGCCATCGATATGGCAATCGACAAAAAGCTTCTCATAGATCTATTGTTTTTTTCCCATGCGCGCATCTGCACTGGTCCTTTTATGCCAGGCACTTTTGCATATGATCCTACCATCAAGCCAGCTCCATATGATCCAAAAAGAGCAATAGAGCTACTCAAAGAGGCTGGCTATACCAAAGAGCATCCTTTGGTCTTTGAGATAGCTACCAATTCAAACAACTCCTTGCGTATGTATGCAGCACAGATTATTCAATATCAGCTAGCAAAAATTGGTGTGAAAGTGACAATTCGCGCAATGGAGTGGCAGGCTTTTTTAAATACAGTAGTTACTCCAAGGAAATTTGATACAGTTTTGCTTGGCTGGTCACTAGGGCTCACACCAGATGCATTTAGTATCTGGCATAGCAAAAGTGCCAGGCTTGGAGGATTTAATCTTGTAAGCTATAAAAATGACCAAGTAGACATACTCATTGAACAAGCCGAAGGAACAATAGATCAAGAGAAGTTAGCTTCGATTTACAAAAAAATTTTTGATCATATTGTTCAAGATTCTCCCTATATCTTTTTATATATTCCAAATGCAATTACAGCAGTAAATGCAAAGATCAAAAATGTTGAACCATCAATTGTTGGCATAATGCATAATGAGATCGATTGGATCAAGCCGTGA
- the ccoO gene encoding cytochrome-c oxidase, cbb3-type subunit II, translating to MFGWLERNPFFFAVGVFVVIAFAGLIEIVPDFAQQSRPVAGAKPYSLLELAGRQVYIKDSCNACHSQLIRPFKSETDRYGMYSLNGEYAYDRPFLWGSKRTGPDLHRVGNYRTSDWHANHMWDPTSVVPGSIMPAYKHMFTNVADLETAYAEALTVKKVFNVPYDKDIDGDGKVDVPLGSFDEAKKRALAYALKVAEETKRQDLVDMVKQGKIPEIVALIAYLNRLK from the coding sequence ATGTTTGGTTGGTTAGAAAGAAATCCGTTCTTTTTCGCAGTCGGAGTTTTTGTAGTCATCGCGTTTGCTGGGCTCATCGAAATCGTTCCTGATTTCGCCCAGCAGTCTCGCCCAGTTGCAGGAGCTAAACCTTACTCTTTGCTTGAACTTGCAGGAAGACAAGTATATATTAAAGATAGCTGTAATGCTTGTCACTCACAACTTATTCGTCCATTCAAGAGTGAAACAGACCGCTACGGTATGTACAGCCTCAATGGGGAATATGCATATGATAGACCATTTTTGTGGGGATCTAAAAGAACTGGTCCAGATCTTCACAGAGTAGGTAACTATCGTACAAGTGATTGGCATGCAAACCATATGTGGGATCCAACAAGCGTAGTTCCTGGATCTATCATGCCAGCATATAAGCATATGTTTACAAATGTGGCAGACCTTGAGACAGCGTATGCAGAAGCATTGACAGTGAAAAAAGTATTCAACGTTCCATATGATAAAGATATAGACGGTGATGGAAAAGTAGACGTTCCATTGGGAAGCTTTGATGAAGCAAAAAAACGCGCACTTGCATATGCGCTTAAAGTTGCTGAAGAGACTAAACGTCAAGATCTTGTAGATATGGTAAAACAGGGCAAAATCCCTGAAATTGTTGCACTTATCGCATATCTTAACAGGTTGAAATAG
- a CDS encoding DUF4006 family protein, giving the protein MENRSIWSLHGLTGYFIAVALLLGILAFLTTAAIKTQNATAQQHYEVVDPFGIKMFGPDLENEKHIIVHGTPVGGDTLHKYKFEK; this is encoded by the coding sequence ATGGAAAATAGAAGCATTTGGTCATTACATGGTCTTACTGGATATTTCATAGCAGTTGCATTGCTCTTGGGTATTTTGGCATTTTTGACTACAGCTGCAATCAAGACACAAAATGCTACTGCACAGCAACACTATGAAGTAGTAGATCCATTTGGTATCAAAATGTTTGGTCCAGATCTTGAAAATGAAAAACATATCATTGTGCATGGTACACCAGTAGGTGGAGATACACTGCATAAGTATAAATTCGAAAAATAA